One segment of Brassica napus cultivar Da-Ae chromosome C3, Da-Ae, whole genome shotgun sequence DNA contains the following:
- the LOC106384201 gene encoding glutamic acid-rich protein-like: MYNVPCYSYPTAMVSVQMHQYVLAYRMQRNWERLNNQPSVKVSAPPNAPIVENNEEEADTETDSDQEGEINGEDNDINQDVSDQELEINEEEVDADIEANEEEVDADTEADSDQEGEISGEDNDIEQDVNDQELEIMSGEEDDNKQEVDVTKQLGNGVEVTLQCEIVCEEEAENTPQENRNGHEENGDQEEEGEKQEYIKERVREAI, translated from the exons ATGTACAACGTTCCATGCTATTCTTACCCCACCGCCATG GTATCTGTGCAGATGCATCAGTATGTTTTAGCATATAGGATGCAACGGAACTGGGAACGGCTGAATAATCAACCAAGTGTCAAAGTTTCTGCCCCTCCTAATGCACCAATAGTTGAGAACAATGAAGAAGAGGCAGATACTGAAACAGACAGTGATCAAGAAGGAGAGATCAATGGTGAAGACAATGACATCAATCAAGATGTAAGTGATCAAGAGTTAGAGATCAATGAAGAAGAGGTAGATGCAGATATAGAAGCCAATGAAGAAGAGGTAGATGCAGATACAGAAGCAGACAGTGATCAAGAAGGAGAGATCAGTGGGGAAGACAATGACATCGAGCAAGATGTAAATGATCAAGAGTTAGAGATCATGAGTGGAGAAGAGGATGACAACAAGCAAGAAGTAGATGTAACGAAACAGCTCGGTAATGGAGTTGAAGTTACACTTCAATGTGAGATCgtgtgtgaagaagaagctgaaaaCACACCACAAGAAAATAGGAATGGTCATGAAGAAAATggagatcaagaagaagaaggagaaaaacAAGAATACATTAAGGAGCGAGTAAGAGAAGCGATATAA
- the LOC106385660 gene encoding uncharacterized protein LOC106385660, translated as MYQDRQGVIGGGGGSTPHGIILAVVVALVVFVPFFLGDGGEAITEGIAELLSPVGLLLLPIVLLLTIQFLSSERGSFVSAIFSTGEPESIHRVSGSPVGVALFLVLILFLLYNRFSIFGGGDDSDD; from the coding sequence ATGTATCAAGATCGTCAAGGCGTTATAGGCGGTGGTGGCGGATCTACGCCGCACGGTATCATACTCGCCGTCGTTGTCGCATTGGTAGTGTTCGTTCCGTTCTTCCTCGGCGACGGCGGCGAAGCCATCACAGAAGGGATCGCTGAGCTTCTTAGTCCGGTGGGACTTCTCTTACTCCCCATCGTGCTCCTCCTCACTATACAGTTCCTCTCGTCGGAGCGCGGTTCCTTCGTGTCCGCCATTTTCTCCACCGGAGAACCCGAGTCGATTCACCGGGTTAGCGGATCTCCTGTCGGCGTCGCGCTGTTCCTAGTCCTGATCTTGTTCTTGCTTTACAACCGCTTCTCCATCTTTGGTGGAGGTGATGATTCCGACGACTGA
- the LOC106388925 gene encoding uncharacterized protein LOC106388925, with translation MATNNKVIAICRSGGEFVTNKDDGLLSYSGSGDAFAIDIDQNTSMSDFKTELAEYFGFGVETMTLKYFLPGNKKTLITISKDKDFMRMVKFSADAGTVEVFVMPQESGVVNVSNMPASRSSRTTASEGVVPVITAAGEDDIVDEDMANDFQIDLAMPDESPLPCNFVLVDQKHHTAIQQWENVITGVDQRFNSFIEFRDALHKYSVAHGFAYKYKKNDSHRVSVKCKAQGCPWRITAARLSTTQLICIKKMNPRHTCERSVIKPGYRATRGWVRTILKEKLKAFPDYKPKDIAEDIKREYGIQLNYSQAWRAKEVAREQLQGSYKEAYSQLPLLCEKIKETNPGSIAVFATKEDSSFHRLFISFYASISGFKQGSRPLLFLDNAVLNSKYQGVMLIATASDAEDGVFPVAFAVVDAETEENWLWFLQQLKSALSESRRITFVADFQNGLKNAIPQVFEDAHHAYCLRQLAEKMNTDLRGQFSHEARRYMLNDFYSVAYAATPEGYCSALESMKNISPDACKWVTESEPHHWANALFQGERYNQMYSTFGLDFYSWVSEAHEFPITQMIDEFRAKMMQSIYTRQVQSRDWVTTLTPSNEEKLQKEMALAQTLQVSPPEGSLFQVNGGDSSINIVDIDQCDCDCKIWRLTGLPCSHAVAVIMCIEKSPYEYCSRYLTVESHRLMYAESIHPVPNMDRMMMEEAVEGLVAVTPPPTRRTPGRPKMKRVEPLDMIKRQLQCSKCKGLGHNKKTCKAD, from the exons ATGGCTACCAACAACAAAGTGATTGCTATATGTCGTTCAGGAGGAGAGTTCGTAACCAACAAAGACGATGGATTGTTATCGTATTCCGGTAGTGGCGACGCCTTTGCTATAGACATCGATCAGAACACTTCGATGAGTGATTTCAAGACAGAGCTGGCTGAGTATTTCGGGTTTGGTGTGGAGACGATGACGCTCAAGTACTTCCTCCCTGGAAACAAGAAGACTCTTATCACCATCTCTAAGGATAAGGATTTCATGCGCATGGTTAAGTTCTCTGCTGATGCAGGGACTGTTGAGGTTTTCGTCATGCCTCAAGAAAGTGGTGTGGTCAATGTCTCCAACATGCCAGCTAGTAG GTCAAGTAGGACTACGGCATCAGAAGGGGTTGTACCTGTGATCACTGCTGCAGGAGAAGACGACATTGTTGACGAGGACATGGCAAACGATTTTCAAATCGACTTAGCCATGCCTGACGAAAGCCCTTTACCGTGCAACTTCGTTTTGGTCGATCAGAAACACCACACTGCGATACAGCAGTGGGAGAACGTCATCACAGGCGTCGACCAACGTTTCAACAGCTTCATCGAGTTCCGTGACGCACTGCACAAGTACTCGGTCGCTCACGGTTTCGCTTACAAGTACAAGAAAAACGACAGCCACCGAGTCTCCGTCAAGTGCAAAGCCCAAGGCTGCCCGTGGCGCATCACCGCGGCGAGGCTGTCGACGACTCAGCTGATCTGCATCAAGAAAATGAACCCGAGGCACACGTGCGAGAGGTCCGTCATCAAGCCCGGATACCGCGCGACGAGAGGATGGGTGAGAACCATCTTGAAAGAGAAGCTGAAGGCCTTCCCTGACTACAAACCCAAAGACATCGCCGAGGATATAAAGAGAGAGTACGGCATTCAGCTGAACTACTCGCAGGCGTGGAGGGCCAAAGAGGTTGCTAGAGAGCAGCTCCAAGGCTCTTACAAAGAAGCCTATAGTCAGCTCCCTCTGCTCTGCGAGAAGATCAAGGAGACAAACCCCGGAAGCATCGCCGTGTTCGCGACGAAAGAGGACTCTAGCTTCCACCGTCTCTTCATATCGTTCTACGCTTCGATCTCCGGGTTCAAACAAGGCTCCAGGCCTCTCCTTTTCCTGGACAACGCCGTCCTCAACTCGAAGTACCAAGGTGTCATGCTTATTGCAACGGCCTCCGACGCCGAGGACGGCGTATTCCCAGTGGCATTCGCCGTCGTCGACGCGGAGACCGAAGAGAACTGGCTCTGGTTCCTCCAGCAGCTCAAATCCGCCTTGTCCGAGTCCAGGAGGATCACGTTCGTCGCCGATTTTCAGAACGGTCTGAAGAACGCGATCCCCCAGGTCTTCGAAGACGCGCACCACGCCTACTGTCTTCGCCAGCTGGCTGAGAAGATGAATACCGATTTGAGAGGACAGTTCTCTCACGAGGCGAGGCGGTACATGCTCAACGACTTCTACTCGGTGGCCTACGCGGCGACGCCGGAGGGATACTGCAGCGCGCTGGAGAGCATGAAGAACATATCTCCCGACGCTTGTAAGTGGGTTACAGAGAGCGAGCCTCACCATTGGGCGAACGCGCTGTTCCAGGGAGAGAGGTATAATCAGATGTACTCGACGTTCGGGCTAGACTTCTACAGCTGGGTGTCTGAGGCTCATGAGTTTCCTATAACACAAATGATCGATGAGTTTCGGGCGAAGATGATGCAGTCCATCTACACGCGTCAGGTGCAGTCACGTGACTGGGTCACAACCCTTACGCCTTCCAACGAAGAGAAGCTTCAGAAAGAGATGGCACTTGCGCAGACGCTTCAGGTTTCTCCCCCAGAAGGTAGCTTGTTCCAGGTCAACGGAGGAGACTCATCCATCAACATTGTTGATATTGATCAGTGCGATTGTGACTGCAAGATCTGGAGGCTGACGGGGTTACCTTGCAGCCACGCGGTTGCGGTGATCATGTGTATAGAGAAGAGCCCTTATGAGTATTGCTCTAGGTACTTGACGGTCGAGAGCCATAGGTTGATGTATGCGGAGTCGATTCATCCTGTGCCGAATATGGATAGGATGATGATGGAGGAGGCGGTGGAGGGGTTGGTTGCGGTGACGCCTCCGCCCACGAGGAGGACGCCGGGGAGGCCGAAGATGAAGAGGGTTGAGCCGTTGGATATGATAAAGCGGCAGCTGCAGTGTAGCAAGTGCAAGGGGCTAGGACATAACAAGAAGACGTGCAAAGCTGATTAG
- the LOC106388926 gene encoding pentatricopeptide repeat-containing protein At3g06920, with product MRMLLRPGTIFRNDTKPHRVVSSSLCKKNLSSFSDNGENREGNNNNRQVINSICKVLESGPWGPSSETALSSLNVSPQPELIISVLRRLKDVNVAIDYFKWFERRTELPHCPESYNSLLSLMSRCGKFEPLEQILGEMSVAGFGPSVTTCIEMVTSCVKANKLKQGFDVLQMMRKFKFRPAFSAYTTLIGALSSSSSNDSDKMLTLFQQMQELGYEPTVHLFTTLIRGFAREGRVDSALSLLDEMKSSSLDADIVLYNVCIDCFGKAGKVDMAWKFFHEMEANGLRPDEVTYTSMIGVLCKANRLEEAVEIFEGLEKSRRVPCTYAYNTMIMGYGSAGKFEEAYSLLERQRSKGSIPSVIAYNCILTSLRRMGRVDEALRVFEEMKKDAPPNLSTYNILIDMLCRAGKLDSAFSMRDSMEKAGLFPNVRTVNIMVDRLCKANKLDEACGVFEEMDCKLCTPDEITFCSLIDGLGKVGRVDDAYRIYEKMLDAECRPNSVVYTSLIKSFFNHGRKEDGHKIYKEMMSQRCSPDLQFLNTYMDCMFKAGEADKGRAMFEEIKARGFVPDARSYSILIHGLIKAGFANETHELFYLMKERGCVLDTRAYNIVIDGFCKCGKVNKAYQLLEEMKVKGFEPTVVTYGSVIDGLAKIDRLDEAYMLFEEAKSKGIELNVVIYSSLIDGFGKVGRIDEAYLILEELMQRGLTPNVYTWNSLLDALVKAEEINEALACFQSLKEMKCAPNQVTYGILINGLCKVRKFNKAFVFWQEMQKQGMKPNAVSYTTMISGLARAGNIAEAGSLFERFKGNGGVPDSACYNAMIEGLSSGNRAVEAYALFEETRRRGLSIHSKTCVVLLDALHKSDCLEQAAVVGAVLRETGKAKHAARCW from the exons ATGCGGATGCTGTTGAGACCAG GAACTATCTTCCGCAACGATACAAAGCCTCACCGTGTCGTCTCCTCCTCCCTTTGTAAAAAGAATCTATCATCTTTCTCTGATAACGGCGAAAATCGTGAGGGTAATAACAACAACAGACAAGTCATTAATTCGATTTGCAAAGTTCTGGAGAGCGGTCCATGGGGACCTTCATCCGAAACCGCTCTCTCCTCTCTCAACGTCTCTCCCCAACCAGAGCTGATCATCAGCGTCTTACGTAGGCTAAAAGACGTCAACGTCGCGATCGATTACTTCAAATGGTTCGAGAGAAGAACCGAGCTCCCTCACTGTCCTGAGTCCTACAACTCGCTGCTCTCTCTGATGTCACGCTGCGGAAAGTTCGAACCTTTGGAACAGATCCTCGGAGAAATGAGCGTTGCAGGGTTTGGTCCCTCTGTCACCACTTGCATCGAGATGGTCACGAGCTGCGTCAAGGCCAACAAGCTTAAACAAGGCTTTGACGTGTTGCAGATGATGAGGAAGTTCAAGTTCCGTCCCGCGTTCTCAGCTTACACAACACTGATCGGTGCTCTCTCGTCGTCGTCGTCTAACGACTCCGACAAGATGCTGACTCTCTTCCAGCAGATGCAGGAGCTAGGCTACGAGCCTACGGTTCATCTCTTCACTACTTTGATCCGCGGCTTCGCTAGAGAAGGAAGAGTCGATTCCGCTTTGTCTTTACTCGACGAGATGAAGAGCAGCTCTCTCGACGCCGACATTGTCCTTTACAACGTGTGTATAGACTGCTTCGGTAAAGCGGGTAAAGTCGACATGGCGTGGAAGTTTTTCCACGAGATGGAAGCCAACGGTTTGCGCCCCGACGAAGTCACTTACACCAGCATGATTGGAGTTTTGTGTAAAGCCAATAGATTGGAAGAAGCTGTGGAGATCTTTGAGGGTTTGGAGAAGAGCAGACGCGTACCTTGCACTTACGCTTACAACACGATGATCATGGGTTACGGCTCGGCCGGAAAGTTTGAGGAAGCTTACAGTTTGCTAGAGAGACAAAGATCCAAAGGCTCTATACCGAGTGTGATAGCTTACAACTGCATCCTCACATCCCTGAGAAGAATGGGGAGAGTTGACGAAGCGCTGAGAGTCTTTGAAGAGATGAAGAAAGACGCTCCCCCGAATCTTTCGACCTATAACATTCTCATTGATATGTTGTGTAGAGCTGGTAAGCTTGATTCCGCCTTTTCGATGCGTGATTCCATGGAGAAAGCTGGTTTGTTTCCTAATGTAAGGACCGTGAACATAATGGTTGATCGGTTATGCAAAGCAAACAAGCTTGATGAAGCTTGTGGTGTGTTCGAGGAGATGGATTGTAAACTTTGCACGCCGGATGAGATCACTTTCTGCTCGCTTATAGATGGGTTAGGGAAGGTTGGGAGAGTCGACGACGCGTATAGAATCTACGAGAAGATGCTGGACGCTGAGTGTAGGCCTAACTCTGTTGTCTACACGTCTCTTATAAAGAGCTTCTTTAACCATGGGAGGAAAGAAGATGGACACaagatatataaagagatgaTGAGTCAGCGATGTTCTCCTGATCTGCAGTTTCTTAATACTTACATGGACTGTATGTTTAAAGCTGGTGAGGCTGATAAGGGAAGAGCGATGTTCGAGGAGATAAAAGCTCGTGGTTTCGTTCCGGATGCGAGAAGCTACTCGATCTTAATCCATGGACTGATCAAAGCAGGGTTTGCTAATGAAACTCACGAGCTGTTTTATTTAATGAAGGAGCGAGGATGCGTGCTGGACACGCGTGCTTACAACATTGTCATTGACGGTTTCTGCAAGTGTGGGAAAGTTAACAAAGCTTATCAGCTTCTGGAGGAGATGAAAGTGAAAGGTTTTGAACCGACTGTTGTTACTTATGGTTCGGTTATCGATGGACTTGCGAAGATAGATAGGTTAGACGAAGCTTATATGCTCTTTGAGGAAGCGAAGTCGAAGGGGATAGAGCTGAACGTTGTGATCTACAGTAGTTTGATTGATGGGTTTGGGAAAGTGGGGAGGATCGATGAAGCTTACCTCATCTTGGAGGAGCTGATGCAGAGAGGGCTGACGCCTAATGTTTACACGTGGAACTCGCTGCTCGACGCGTTGGTGAAGGCTGAGGAGATCAACGAAGCATTGGCTTGTTTCCAGTCTTTAAAAGAGATGAAATGCGCGCCGAACCAAGTTACTTACGGTATCTTGATCAACGGTCTTTGCAAGGTGAGGAAGTTTAACAAAGCCTTTGTGTTTTGGCAAGAGATGCAGAAGCAAGGGATGAAGCCAAACGCTGTCTCGTACACTACTATGATCTCGGGGCTTGCGAGGGCTGGGAACATTGCGGAGGCCGGTTCGCTTTTTGAGCGGTTTAAGGGGAATGGTGGTGTTCCGGACTCTGCTTGTTATAACGCTATGATTGAAGGTCTGAGTAGTGGGAACAGGGCGGTTGAGGCTTATGCGCTTTTTGAGGAGACGCGGAGGAGAGGGTTGAGTATTCATAGCAAGACCTGCGTTGTGCTTTTGGATGCTTTGCATAAGAGTGATTGTCTTGAGCAAGCGGCTGTTGTTGGTGCTGTTTTGAGGGAAACGGGGAAGGCGAAGCACGCTGCACGGTGTTGGTAG
- the LOC106385659 gene encoding tRNA pseudouridine synthase A 1-like, translating into MSGATPALPPSLFTNGSLSSPQNISKTDLNSFVKVSDPGGFKWRLVIAYDGTKFAGWQYQESPPTVQSMLEKALTQITKVQRKELHLVGAGRTDAGVHAWGQVAHFVTPFNYNTLDSIHAALNGLLPLDIRVREIGAAVPEFHARFSCRSKVYRYQIYSDTFMDPFQRHFAYHTAYKLNACKMREAAQHFVGKHDFSAFANATREDGVPDPLKTISRFDVIEMGSLLHLEVEGSGFMYRQVRNMVALLIQVGKEALDSDIVPMILETKDRRELAKYTLPAPPHGLCLVSVKYKEDHLQLPPDCPLTSFGRHHTITKCKLPFY; encoded by the exons atgagtggCGCTACACCAGCGCTTCCTCCGTCACTCTTTACCAATGGGTCCCTATCTTCTCCTCAGAATATCTCC AAGACTGACTTGAACAGTTTTGTAAAGGTCAGTGATCCTGGTGGCTTTAAATGGCGACTTGTGATAGCATACGATGGCACCAAGTTCGCAG GTTGGCAATATCAGGAGTCACCACCAACGGTCCAATCAATGTTAGAGAAAGCCTTAACTCAGATAACAAAGGTCCAAAGAAAAGAGCTTCATCTAGTTGGAGCTGGTAGGACTGATGCAGGAGTTCACGCTTGGGGTCAG gTAGCTCATTTTGTGACTCCTTTTAATTACAATACCTTGGACAGCATCCACGCCGCGTTAAACGGTCTTCTTCCTCTAGACATCCGTGTCAGAGAGATCGGTGCGGCGGTTCCTGAGTTCCACGCTCGGTTCTCTTGCCGTAGCAAGGTTTACCGATACCAGATATACAGCGACACGTTCATGGACCCGTTCCAGCGTCATTTCGCTTACCACACTGCTTATAAACTGAATGCTTGTAAAATGCGGGAAGCTGCACAGCATTTTGTTGGCAAGCATGATTTCTCTGCGTTTGCTAACGCTACAAGGGAAGATGGAGTGCCTGATCCTTTGAAAACTATCTCTCGTTTTGATGTCATTGAAATG GGATCTCTTCTACATCTTGAAGTTGAAGGCTCAGGGTTTATGTACAGACAAGTTAGAAACATGGTAGCTTTGCTGATTCAGGTTGGAAAGGAAGCATTGGATTCAGACATTGTCCCAATGATTCTGGAAACCAAAGACAGGAGAGAGCTTGCCAAGTATACATTGCCTGCGCCACCTCATGGTCTTTGTCTTGTCTCTGTTAAGTATAAGGAAGATCATTTACAGCTTCCACCAGATTGTCCTTTAACTAGTTTTGGTAGACATCACACTATAACAAAGTGTAAACTTCCCTTCTATTGA
- the LOC111204502 gene encoding proline-rich extensin-like protein EPR1 has product MHTTKIKYTNKQTSKIFTYIEKKNSTTTKNCYTREMKTMRSSYVCEKSFVMTSTILLLFILGQASAMSVLNNMICLNEVSRPDKCDVTCQEKGFNRGIYVNEGLSVAKCCCDKSSTPSILSEPVIPPDHKRYAPSILSEPVIPPDHKRFAPSILSEPVIPPDHKRYAPSILSEPVIPPNHKRFAPSILSEPVIPPDHKRYVPSILSEPVIPPDHKRYAPSILSEPVIPPDHKRFAPSILSEPVIPPDHKRYAPSILSEPVIPPDHKRFAPSILSEPVIPPDHKRFAPSILSEPVISILSEPVIPPDHKRYAPSILSEPVIPPDHKRFAPSILSEPVIPPDHKRPIF; this is encoded by the exons ATGCACaccactaaaatcaaatatacaaacaaacaaacaagcaaAATATTTACATACATAGAGAAGAAgaattcaacaacaacaaaaaattgtTATACAAGGGAAATGAAGACCATGAGATCTTCATACGTTTGTGAAAAATCTTTCGTGATGACGTCAACTATTCTCTTGCTTTTCATTTTAG GACAAGCAAGTGCAATGAGTGTCCTCAACAACATGATATGTCTTAATGAAGTATCGCGTCCTGACAAGTGCGATGTAACGTGTCAAGAGAAAGGTTTTAATAGAGGGATATATGTAAATGAAGGTCTCAGTGTTGCGAAATGTTGTTGCGATAAAAGTTCTACGCCATCGATATTGTCTGAACCTGTTATACCTCCCGATCATAAGAGATATGCTCCATCGATATTGTCTGAACCTGTTATACCTCCCGATCATAAAAGGTTTGCGCCATCGATATTGTCTGAACCTGTTATACCTCCTGATCATAAGAGATATGCTCCATCGATATTGTCTGAACCTGTTATACCTCCCAATCATAAAAGGTTTGCACCATCGATATTGTCTGAACCTGTTATACCTCCCGATCATAAAAGATATGTGCCATCGATATTGTCTGAACCTGTTATACCTCCCGATCATAAGAGATATGCTCCATCGATATTGTCTGAACCTGTTATACCTCCCGATCATAAAAGGTTTGCGCCATCGATATTGTCTGAACCTGTTATACCTCCCGATCATAAGAGATATGCTCCATCGATATTGTCTGAACCTGTTATACCTCCCGATCATAAAAGGTTTGCGCCATCGATATTGTCTGAACCTGTTATACCTCCCGATCATAAAAGGTTTGCGCCATCGATATTGTCTGAACCTGTTATATCGATATTGTCTGAACCTGTTATACCTCCCGATCATAAGAGATATGCTCCATCGATATTGTCTGAACCTGTTATACCTCCCGATCATAAAAGGTTTGCGCCATCGATATTGTCTGAACCTGTTATACCACCCGATCATAAAAgaccaattttttaa
- the LOC106388921 gene encoding sterol 3-beta-glucosyltransferase UGT80A2-like — protein sequence MPETSPANLDRVASSSSSSSSSDRASVKIEEIEDGGGGGGGSSVVNGSQEAESQPETTAASIVENALAESSGGGNKSFSRQWSVPMDRSSRNDRAESSSSPSSLSSKPKLHKSKTERHRKVTHILAEDAAKIFDDRISAGKKLKLLNRIANVKHDGTVEFEVPADSIPQSVPLDRDENSKNGDESIDGVDFQYVPPMQIVMLIVGTRGDVQPFVAIAKRLQDYGHRVRLATHANFKEFVLTAGLEFYPLGGDPKVLAEYMVKNKGFLPSGPSEIPIQRNQMKDIIYSLLPACKEPDPDSGIAFKADAIIANPPAYGHTHVAEALKIPIHVFFTMPWTPTSEFPHPLSRVKQPAGYRLSYQIVDSLIWLGIRDMVNDLRKKKLKLRPVTYLSGTQSSGSNVPHGYMWSPHLVPKPKDWGPQIDVVGFCFLDLASNYEPPAELVEWLEAGDKPIYIGFGSLPVQEPEVMTEIIVEALQRTKTRGIINKGWGGLGNLKEPKDFVYLLDNVPHDWLFPRCKAVVHHGGAGTTAAGLKAACPTTIVPFFGDQPFWGERVHDRGVGPPPIPVDEFSLHKLEDAINFMLDDKVKSSAETLAKAMKDEDGVAGAVKAFFKHLPSTKQDLQESISEPSGFLSLRQCFGCS from the exons ATGCCGGAAACATCGCCGGCTAATCTTGACAGggttgcttcctcttcttcatcttcttcaagctccGACCGTGCTTCCGTGAAAATCGAGGAAATTGAagacggtggtggtggtggtggtggtagtaGCGTCGTCAATGGCTCTCAAGAAGCGGAGAGCCAACCGGAAACGACTGCAGCCTCCATTGTCGAAAACGCTTTGGCTGAATCTTCAG GTGGTGGCAATAAAAGCTTTTCTCGACAATGGTCAGTGCCGATGGACAGATCCTCAAGAAATGATAGAGCTGAATCATCATCGTCACCATCATCATTATCCTCAAAGCCTAAGTTACACAAGTCAAAGACCGAGAGGCACCGCAAAGTTACTCACATTCTTGCCGAGGACGCCGCCAAGATATTCGACGACAGAATCTCTGCTGGGAAGAAGCTAAAGTTGCTGAACCGTATAGCTAATGTGAAACATGACGGAACAGTCGAGTTTGAAGTTCCAGCAGATTCCATCCCACAATCTGTTCCTTTAGACCGTGATGAAAATTCCAAAAACGGTGATGAGTCTATCGATGGAGTAGACTTTCAGTACGTTCCTCCTATGCAGATTGTGATGCTAATCGTCGGTACGCGCGGAGACGTTCAGCCTTTTGTTGCAATAGCCAAACGCCTTCAGGACTATGGACATAGAGTTAGACTTGCAACCCACGCAAACTTCAAAGAGTTTGTTTTGACTGCTGGATTGGAGTTTTATCCTTTAGGTGGAGATCCAAAAGTGCTAGCTGAGT ATATGGTTAAGAACAAGGGCTTTTTACCATCAGGTCCTTCAGAGATTCCAATCCAACGGAATCAAATGAAAGACATCATATACTCTCTACTTCCAGCATGTAAAGAACCTGATCCAGATTCTGGGATTGCCTTTAAAGCTGATGCTATTATCGCCAATCCTCCAGCTTATG GACATACACATGTGGCAGAAGCTCTGAAGATACCTATTCATGTATTCTTCACCATGCCTTGGAC GCCAACCAGTGAGTTTCCACACCCTTTGTCACGTGTCAAACAGCCAGCAGGATACAGA CTCTCGTATCAAATCGTCGATTCATTGATATGGCTTGGGATAAGGGACATGGTAAATGACCTCAGGAAAAAGAAACTGAAGCTAAGGCCTGTTACTTATCTAAGTGGAACACAAAGCTCTGGCTCTAACGTTCCACATGGATACATGTGGAGTCCTCATCTAGTCCCAAAGCCTAAAG ACTGGGGTCCACAGATCGATGTAGTGGGGTTTTGCTTCCTTGATCTTGCATCAAACTATGAACCTCCTGCAGAGCTTGTGGAGTGGCTAGAAGCTGGTGATAAACCTATTTATATCGGCTTTGGTAGTctg CCTGTCCAAGAACCAGAGGTGATGACTGAGATCATTGTGGAAGCACTTCAAAGAACTAAAACGAGAGGAATCATTAACAAAGGCTGGGGTGGCCTTGGAAACT TGAAAGAACCCAAAGACTTTGTCTACTTGTTGGATAACGTCCCACATGACTGGTTATTCCCTAGATGCAAGGCAGTG GTTCATCATGGTGGTGCTGGAACAACGGCTGCAGGTCTTAAAGCAGCG TGCCCAACTACAATAGTGCCTTTCTTTGGAGACCAACCTTTTTGGGGAGAACGAGTGCATGATAGAGGAGTAGGACCTCCACCAATCCCAGTGGACGAGTTCTCACTTCATAAGCTTGAAGATGCCATAAATTTCATGCTCGACGATAag GTGAAGAGCAGTGCAGAGACTCTAGCAAAGGCTATGAAGGATGAGGATGGTGTGGCTGGAGCTGTGAAGGCCTTCTTCAAACATCTTCCGAGTACAAAACAGGATCTCCAGGAATCGATCTCTGAGCCATCTGGATTTCTCTCTTTGAGACAATGCTTTGGCTGTTCTTAA